A genomic segment from Branchiostoma floridae strain S238N-H82 chromosome 7, Bfl_VNyyK, whole genome shotgun sequence encodes:
- the LOC118419049 gene encoding cubilin-like — MDLQDSEGCTSDYVVVYDGPSPSYPVLGRLCGTAESVLTSGSQMFVEFVSDGETESLGFMATFIALRPGENIALGKSASQAADLSASHGPENAVDGDVRTCAVTTDLQEPWWRLDLGAAYAVMKVRIYTNGNGTVGDMTNFQVRIGASTDMSQNAVCGDKWTDSPLNHNVIEISCGDAILGRYVTVQIEGRADHLRLCEVEVFLEQEDALPAYECGQTSAYVISGEYGLLSASWNITNQNGDAGENGVDSVYSVNSNCSWLISAQNGGLVTITFTTLDLPDSAGCTDGHVAVHDGADSQAPLLGRFCGGSLPPTLISLGTVFVRFVTSGRQVATFGATFAVGKSRNLALSRSAEQSTTRVALSAGLAVDGHVGNGACAETTIMAQPWWRVDLGGDYLVQKVRLFGSSDGTLQAAEVRVGSSRDVQENALCGATFSDEQDNRETLELDCGLAIVGRYVTVQLRAERSLQLCEVQVFPPTELDAGFITEMGPDIVESSGAPLVSANSAPNTLDGNAATYWAPSPTDGNLGSVLYDLRQPYWVYYIRVVNSGDGAHYVTSFTLESSETGQDYTVAANLTFTQDAAAEIFDGFFARGRYWRFTVTGVAGGSEPWVAEIQLYGAPAWVRPLGCWTDRASRAIQPLEGTDPLLSDSYLSLISL, encoded by the exons ATGGATCTACAGGACAGTGAAGGTTGTACGTCAGACTATGTGGTAGTCTACGATGGACCTTCACCTTCTTATCCTGTCCTCGGTCGCCTCTGTGGAACCGCGGAGTCCGTCCTCACGTCGGGAAGCCAGATGTTTGTGGAGTTCGTGTCCGATGGAGAAACGGAAAGTCTCGGCTTCATGGCGACCTTCATTGCTCTCAGGCCTG GCGAGAACATCGCGCTGGGAAAGTCGGCCTCCCAAGCGGCTGACCTGAGCGCGAGCCACGGTCCCGAGAACGCCGTGGACGGGGACGTGCGGACATGCGCAGTAACAACAGACCTGCAGGAGCCCTGGTGGCGGCTGGACCTGGGCGCGGCGTACGCCGTCATGAAGGTCCGGATATACACTAACGGGAACGGCACTGTCG GAGACATGACCAACTTCCAAGTGCGCATCGGAGCTAGTACAGACATGTCCCAGAATGCCGTGTGCGGGGACAAGTGGACGGATTCGCCCTTGAACCACAACGTCATCGAGATTTCTTGCGGAGACGCCATCTTGGGTCGTTACGTCACCGTTCAGATAGAAGGCCGGGCCGACCACCTCAGGCTGTGTGAGGTCGAAGTTTTCTTAGAGCAAG AAGACGCTCTTCCTGCCTATGAGTGCGGACAAACATCTGCGTACGTCATTTCCGGAGAATACGGGCTTCTATCAGCCTCGTGGAACATAACAAATCAGAACGGTGATGCAGGTGAAAATGGCGTGGACTCGGTCTACTCGGTCAACAGCAACTGCAGCTGGCTGATCTCTGCCCAAAATGGCGGCCTCGTCACCATCACCTTCACGACCCTTGACCTCCCCGATAGTGCCGGGTGCACGGACGGACACGTGGCCGTTCACGATGGCGCGGACTCGCAAGCCCCGCTGCTGGGTCGGTTCTGCGGCGGATCCCTGCCGCCCACCCTGATCAGCCTGGGAACCGTGTTTGTCCGGTTCGTCACGTCAGGACGCCAAGTGGCAACATTCGGCGCGACATTCGCTGTGGGGAAATCAC GAAACCTCGCCCTGAGCAGGTCAGCTGAGCAGAGCACGACCCGAGTGGCGCTGTCAGCCGGGCTTGCGGTGGACGGGCATGTCGGGAACGGCGCCTGCGCAGAGACGACCATCATGGCCCAGCCCTGGTGGCGAGTGGACCTGGGTGGGGACTACCTAGTGCAGAAAGTCCGCTTGTTTGGAAGTTCAG ATGGGACTTTGCAGGCCGCAGAGGTTCGCGTGGGAAGCAGCCGAGACGTCCAGGAAAACGCTCTTTGTGGAGCCACCTTTTCAGACGAGCAGGACAACAGGGAAACACTGGAGCTGGACTGCGGCCTCGCCATTGTAGGGCGTTACGTCACTGTGCAGCTTCGCGCTGAGCGGAGTCTACAGCTGTGTGAGGTGCAGGTGTTCCCTCCAACAG AGCTTGATGCGGGATTTATAACTGAAATGGGACCTGATATCGTGGAGTCGTCCGGCGCACCGCTGGTTAGTGCCAACAGCGCCCCCAACACCCTGGACGGTAACGCAGCTACCTACTGGGCCCCCTCTCCCACCGACGGGAACCTCGGCTCCGTCCTGTACGATCTGCGGCAGCCCTACTGGGTCTACTACATCCGGGTAGTCAACTCTGGTGATGGGGCTCATTACGTCACTTCCTTCACCCTGGAGTCGTCCGAAACTGGCCAGGACTACACGGTCGCCGCCAACCTCACTTTTACCCAGGATGCTGCGGCGGAAATATTTGATGGCTTCTTCGCCAGGGGTCGCTACTGGCGGTTTACAGTGACCGGAGTGGCGGGCGGGAGCGAGCCGTGGGTGGCAGAGATTCAGCTCTACGGGGCTCCAG